A window from Planctomycetota bacterium encodes these proteins:
- a CDS encoding ATP-binding protein — protein MRKAGASRVRQVSNFILVALGFGFIYWFTECVVQVYLFDADRVTLDLLRQKGFWDRLITRLSTPTPNELWVRLLMMIAFVLFGGFVQHTVRLRLRAESNLERLNRELEQRVEDRTARLAAANRELEAFNYTVSHDLRSPLRIILGLSRDLLESAADPAAPSFRQHVAAIHQSSEKMSRLIDDLLALSRSARRGLQLAQIDVGELARVVFDELMVAHGNRSVALAVTEMPPAHGDLSMLHEAMTNLLANALKFTSQNPKARIEVGGRIDADRHEHVYYVRDNGVGFDPKYAHRLFRVFQRLHSDEAFEGTGVGLAIVQRILERHGGRTWAEGAVGQGATFYFALPATARATPAPEFAQPEYAAQEARA, from the coding sequence ATGCGCAAGGCGGGCGCATCGCGAGTGCGGCAGGTCTCCAACTTCATCCTCGTCGCCTTGGGCTTCGGCTTCATCTACTGGTTCACCGAGTGCGTGGTCCAGGTGTACCTCTTCGACGCCGACAGGGTCACGCTGGACCTGCTGCGCCAGAAGGGATTCTGGGACCGGCTGATCACCCGCCTCTCCACGCCCACGCCGAATGAGCTGTGGGTGCGGCTCCTGATGATGATCGCCTTCGTGCTCTTCGGCGGCTTCGTGCAGCACACCGTGCGCTTGCGTCTTCGGGCCGAAAGCAACCTGGAACGGCTCAACCGCGAGCTCGAGCAGCGGGTCGAGGACCGCACGGCCCGCCTCGCCGCGGCCAACCGCGAGCTCGAGGCCTTCAACTACACGGTCTCCCACGATCTGCGTTCCCCGCTGCGGATCATCCTCGGCCTCTCGCGCGACCTGCTCGAGTCGGCCGCCGACCCCGCGGCCCCCTCCTTCCGCCAGCACGTGGCGGCCATCCACCAGAGCTCCGAGAAGATGAGCCGCCTGATTGACGACCTGCTGGCGCTCTCGCGTTCCGCGCGCCGCGGGCTCCAACTGGCCCAGATAGACGTGGGCGAGCTGGCCCGCGTGGTGTTCGACGAGCTGATGGTGGCGCACGGGAACCGCTCGGTGGCGCTCGCCGTCACCGAGATGCCCCCGGCACACGGCGACCTTTCGATGCTGCATGAGGCCATGACCAACCTGCTCGCCAACGCCCTGAAGTTCACCAGCCAGAACCCCAAGGCCCGCATCGAGGTCGGGGGGCGGATTGACGCGGACCGCCACGAGCACGTCTACTATGTGCGCGACAACGGCGTGGGCTTCGACCCCAAGTACGCGCACCGCCTGTTCCGCGTCTTCCAGCGGCTGCACAGCGACGAGGCCTTCGAGGGCACGGGCGTGGGCCTGGCGATCGTGCAGCGCATCCTCGAACGGCACGGGGGCAGAACGTGGGCCGAGGGCGCCGTGGGCCAGGGCGCCACCTTTTACTTCGCGCTGCCCGCCACCGCCCGCGCGACCCCGGCGCCCGAGTTCGCGCAGCCCGAGTACGCCGCACAGGAGGCCCGCGCATGA
- a CDS encoding HD domain-containing phosphohydrolase, whose translation MSAPAALDEPKPRASGWPLQILILEDVSLEAQLVESELRRGKIQFAARRVTTREAFVAALQETAFDLIFADYKLPDFDGLTALALAQELRPEVPFILVSGQISEEMAIEAVKGGATDYVFKDHLGRLLPSVHRALREVRERTRRQVAESALRASEQRYRMLVERSRDGILQFDQRGQLAFANPRAVEILGCERARLIAQPAIVNRLLHPASWRQFLAVIEEFEATGKLPERAAEWRWVRPDGKPVFTENLFTDLVNDVGRRIGFQIVLRDVTDKKRAEVELRRSYAKLRRIFYQTVNTLSSAVGKRDPYTGGHQHRVAQLARSIAEEMKLPPGRTEGIFLTGLLHDIGKINIPGEVLNRSGPLTEAETLMIRTHPEVGYQILKNIEFPWPVAMATVQHHEHLDGSGYPAGLKGDQIILEARILTVADVIEGMASHRPYRPALGIKKALQETARYSGTRYDPTVVECSRRLFEERRFQFDLDDASSLWANGHQTIAEIDLPSRGQGHAQPPGSDQ comes from the coding sequence ATGAGTGCTCCGGCGGCCCTTGATGAACCCAAACCCCGGGCCTCGGGCTGGCCGCTCCAGATCCTCATCCTGGAAGACGTGTCGCTGGAGGCCCAACTGGTGGAGTCCGAGCTCCGCCGCGGCAAGATTCAGTTCGCCGCCCGGCGCGTGACCACCCGCGAGGCGTTCGTGGCCGCGCTGCAAGAGACGGCGTTCGACCTGATCTTCGCCGACTACAAGCTGCCCGACTTCGACGGGCTGACGGCGCTGGCCCTCGCGCAGGAGCTCCGCCCCGAGGTCCCCTTCATCCTGGTGTCGGGCCAGATCAGCGAGGAGATGGCCATCGAGGCGGTCAAGGGGGGAGCCACGGACTACGTCTTCAAGGACCACCTCGGGCGCCTCCTGCCCTCGGTGCACCGGGCCCTGCGCGAGGTGCGCGAGCGCACGCGCCGCCAGGTGGCCGAGAGCGCCCTGCGCGCCAGCGAGCAGCGCTACCGCATGCTCGTCGAGCGCTCGCGCGACGGCATCCTCCAGTTCGACCAGCGCGGGCAGCTCGCCTTCGCCAACCCGCGGGCCGTCGAGATCCTCGGCTGCGAGCGCGCCAGGCTCATCGCCCAGCCCGCCATCGTCAACCGGCTGCTCCATCCGGCCTCCTGGCGGCAGTTCCTCGCCGTGATCGAGGAGTTCGAGGCCACGGGCAAGCTGCCCGAGCGGGCCGCCGAGTGGCGCTGGGTGCGCCCCGACGGCAAACCCGTGTTCACCGAGAACCTCTTCACCGACCTGGTGAACGACGTGGGGCGGCGAATCGGCTTCCAGATCGTGCTGCGCGACGTCACCGACAAGAAGCGGGCCGAGGTGGAGCTCCGCCGAAGCTACGCCAAGCTCCGCCGCATCTTCTACCAGACCGTGAACACCCTGTCCTCCGCCGTCGGCAAGCGCGACCCCTACACCGGCGGCCACCAGCACCGCGTGGCGCAACTGGCCCGCTCCATCGCCGAGGAGATGAAGCTGCCCCCCGGCCGCACAGAGGGCATCTTCCTCACCGGCCTCCTGCACGACATCGGCAAGATCAACATCCCGGGCGAAGTGCTCAACCGCTCCGGCCCCCTCACCGAGGCCGAAACGCTCATGATCCGCACCCACCCCGAGGTCGGCTACCAGATCCTCAAGAACATCGAGTTCCCCTGGCCCGTGGCCATGGCCACCGTGCAGCACCACGAGCATCTCGACGGCTCGGGTTACCCGGCCGGCCTGAAGGGGGACCAGATCATCCTCGAGGCCCGCATCCTCACCGTGGCCGACGTGATCGAGGGCATGGCCTCGCACCGCCCCTACCGGCCCGCCCTGGGCATCAAGAAGGCCCTTCAAGAGACCGCGCGGTACAGCGGCACCCGCTACGACCCCACCGTGGTCGAGTGCAGCCGCAGGCTGTTCGAGGAGCGCCGATTCCAGTTCGACCTGGACGATGCCTCGAGCCTGTGGGCCAACGGGCACCAGACGATTGCCGAGATAGACCTGCCCTCGCGCGGCCAGGGCCATGCTCAGCCGCCCGGCAGCGACCAGTAG